ATGGACCAGCGCCACCTTCGAGGCGTCGCGCTCGACATGGAACATGCTTTCGCCGAAAAAGGCCGCGCCCAGCCGGACACCATAGAGGCCGCCGACCAGCCGCCCGTCCTGATAGGCCTCGACCGTGTGGCAATGGCCCATGGCGAACAGCGCGCCATAGAGCGCACGGATGCGGCCGTTGATCCAGGTCGTGCCGCGCCCGTCCGCCGGTGCGGCGCAGGCATCGATCACCGCCTCGAAATCGTGGTCCATGCGGATCTCGAACCGCCCGGACTTGACGGTGCGGCCGAGCCGCGACGGCACGTCGAAGCCGTCGAGCGGAATGATGCCGCGCCGGTCCGGTTCGACCCAGTAGAGGCCGGGATCGTCAGCGCCTTCCGACATCGGGAAAATGCCGCAGGCATAAGCCCGGAGAAGCACCTCCGGAGTGATTGCATTGGCGAGGTCGTCGGTATGGCGGGTCATGGCGCGCTAATTTTACCGCAGTTCGCCAGCCGCGGGGAGACCGCCGTCAAGGCCTTCGCTCGGTGGCCGGCAGCAATTCGCGATAGGCGGCGGTGAAGCCACCGGAATTCATCCCCTTGATTTCGGCGGCCCCTGCCGTTGTCGACAGCAGCAGCACCGTCAGCATCAAGGCCAGGCAACGTGCGATGATCGAGGCAGGTGTCATGGTCGATCCCCCGTCAAACCCGCGCGCCGCCCGATCCATGCACTGAACGGCACGGCCACGGGCGGTTCGCCGGCTCTCCGGATCAGCCGGCGAAACCTTTCTCGAAGACGATCTGGCCGTTGTCGGCGAGACCGGTCGCGGCCCAGCCGTTCAGGCGATAGAACCGCTCGGCGCGGGTGCCATGGCCAGTGGTCAGCCAGGCCTTGCAATGGCCGGCACCCTTCAGCGCGGCGCAAGCCGCGGCGAGCAGGGCCTGGCCGGCGCCACGCCCTTCGAAGTCCGGATCGATGAACAGCGCGAAGATCGAGCCGTCGCGCGGGTCGGCCGATGAGAACCCCTGGATCGTGCCGTCCTGATCCCAGACCCAGAAGCCGTCGCGATCGATCAGCCATTCGACCTGGTCGACGATCTTGGCCGGCTGGGTCAGGCGGTTCTCGCGAACCGCCATGCGAATCTCGCCGATCCGTTCGAGGTCGGCGCGGGTGGCAACCCGGATCATTGCTTTTCGATACCCGCGATGGTTGCCGCCTGCATCCATTTGGCTGCTTCCTCGCGGACCCGGGCGCTCAGTTCTTCCGGCGAGGACGGCGCGACCTGCATGCCGAGCGCAGCGGTCAGGGCATTCTGCAATTCCGGCGACTTGGCCGCTTCGCGCACGGCGGCATTGAGTTTGGTCACCACCTCGGCCGGCACGTTGGCCGGGGTGAACATGGCGAACCAGGCAATCAGCTCATAACCCTTGAGGCCGGCGGCCTCGTCGACCGTCGGCAGGTCCGGCATCTGCGGCGAACGGGTCGATGAGGTGACGGCCAGCGCCCGGACCGTGTTGGCGCGCACCTGCGGCAGCATCACGCCGAGATCGGCGGTGAACAGCGTCACCCGGTTGGCGATCAGGTCCTGCATGGCGGTCGGGCCCTGGCGATAGGGCACATGGGTCATCTTGATGCCGGTCATGGCCAGCAGCATTTCCGTGGAGACGCGCTGGGAGGCCGAGGCGGACGCAAAGGTCAGGTCGTTGCGGGTCTTGGCCAGCGCGATCAGCTCGGCGAGCGTCCTGACCGGAACCGCGTTGGACACCGCGACGATCAGCGGCACCGAACAGAGGAACGACACAGGCTGGAAATCCCGGTGCATGTCGAACGGTACGTTGTTGAACAGGGCGGGCGCCGCCGCATTGGTCGAATTGGTGCCGATCAGGATGGTGTAGCCGTCGGCCTGCGCCTTGGCGACCGCATCGGCACCGATCATGCCATTGGCGCCCGGCCGGTTCTCGATGACGATCGACTGGCCGAGCAGCAGGCTCATCCGGTCGCCGAAGGTGCGTGCGACGATGTCGGTGGCGCTGCCGGCGGCGAAGGGCACGATCGCGCGGATCGGCCGGTTCGGATAGTTCTGCGCAGCGACGGGGCCTGCCGTGACAAGCGCGCCGAATGCCGCCAGCGCGCCGACCAGCGCCAGTGATTTGACCAGCATCAAGCTGCCGAACGCCCGCGCCTTGCCCGTTGCCCTGTTCATGTGAAACCTCCCGTGATCATGCCGTCGGGCGACTGCTGCGCCCGTTGCCGTTGAGGGCGGACCCTAGCCCGGATTTTTCGCATCGACCATGGCCTGTATGGCTGTCGCCGGGGCCACGGCGAGATGGCGTTGTTTCCCGGTCACGGTCGATGGCCATATGCGCTTGGCAAGGCGCGAGGTTCTTGGCCGGATCGCGCGGCTCGCCTAAATCTCGGCCGATCGAAACGCTTCCCCGGAAACGCCCATGCGCCGCGCCGCCCTCGTCCTTGTCGCCGTCCTCACCGCTGCGCCGGCCCTGGCCCAGGGCGCCGAGCAATTTGTCGGGCGCTGGGGTTTCGTCTCCTATTGGAACGATGCCGACCGGGCGAAGTCGATCGCCGGCGCGCGCGGCTCCTGCGGCCATCCCTATGTGATCGCGCGAGGGCCGAACGGCGGCGCCATGATGCATGCCGCCGATGCCGCGGCGCCCAGCGAATTGCGGCTCGTCTCGGCCAATGGCAAGACCTATCTGGTGCCGCCGGGCACCGTCGAACCCGGCAACCGCGCCAATCGCGAACTGATCGTCGTCGACGCCAATACCTTCATCACCCGCTACACCCATGACGAAGCGCATGGCCGCTACGGCATGATGGTCTATGCCCGTTGCGGCGGCGGCGGCGCGAACCGCCGGTAGCGGCGCGCCGTCCGGATCATCGATCAGGCCCTGTCAATCGGCCGGAGGCAGGCTAAGCTTCTCGCTGAGATACTCACCGGAGACGACCGCCGTGATCCTGATCGGCCAATATGATTCGCCTTTCGTCCGGCGCGTTGCGATTGCGCTCAGCCTCTATGGCCTGGCTTTCGAGCATCGCCCCTGGTCGGTGTTCAGCGACTCAGACGAGGTTGCCCGTTACAACCCGCTGATCCGGGTGCCGGCGCTGATCCTCGACGACGGCGAAGTGCTGATCGAAAGCGCCGCGATCCTCGACTATCTCGATGAACTCGTCGGCCCGTCCAGGGCGCTGATCGCCGAGAGCGGCCCGGCCCGGCGCCACGCCTTGAAGATCTGCGCGCTGGCCGCCGGGCTCGGCGAAAAGGCCGGCAGCCTCACCTATGAGCGGGTGCTGCACCAGCAGATATCGCAGGTCTGGGTTGATCGCCTGGAAATGCAGATCCGCGGCGTCCTGGATGTGCTCGAAGCCAAGCGGGCGATCCGGGCGACGCCGTTCTGGTTCGGAGACACCATTGGACACGCCGATATTGCGGTCGCCTGTGTTCTCAGGGGCACTGGTGAGGCCCATCCCGGCCTGTTCGACGATCAGCGTTGGCCGGCGCTCGCCGGACACGCCGCGCGCTGTGAGGCCCTGGCGCCGTTCCGGGCGATCGCCCAGCCATTCCTGCCGCCGTCCTGACCGGGCCGGCGGCGGTCTTGCCGAGCGCGCGGCGCAGCCGGCCTCTGCCGAAACGGCGATGTCTAAGCTGAGCCGGCTCGGCTAGGTTGCGCCAGCTCGCCATGCCCATCTCCTCAGCTTTCATCATCGTCGCTCTCGGCATCACCCAGATCATTTCCTGGGGCACCATCGTCTACGCCATATCCGTGCTGTCGAAGCCGATGGCGGCGGAGCTCGGCTGGAGCCAGACCTTCATCTTCCTAGGCTTCTCGATATCGCTGCTGGTCGGCGGCCTGGTGGCAAAGCCGGCGGCGCGCTTCCTCGAAAAGCGTGGCGGCCGCGTGACCATGACCATGGGGTCGGTGGTGGCGGCATTGGGCCTTGCCCTGCTCTCGCAGGTGACAGAGGCGACCGTCTATGCCGCCGCCTGGATCGTCCTTGGCCTTGCGTCGCGTCTGACCCTTTATGACGCAGCCTTCGCGACCCTGGTCGAGATTCACGGCACCGCCGCGCGGCGGCCGATCAGCGTGCTGGCCTTGTTCGGCGGCCTTGCGTCGACGGTCTATTGGCCGATCTGCCATTATGTGAACGAGGCCTATGGCTGGCGCGTCGCCTGGATCGTCTGCGCCCTGTCGGTCCTGGTCCTCTGCACGCCGCTGCATCTGGCGCTGCCGAAGAAGAGCGCGACGTCGAATCCGCGGAACGGCCTGAACGGCAATGGTGTGGATCCGGAACCGCTGGTGCCGGCCTCGCGGCGCGCCTCCGCGATCCTGCTTCTGGCCATTGCGCTTGCCTGCAATTCCTTCGTCACGGTGGCGCTCAATGCCCATTTCATTCCGGCCGTGGTGATGCTCGGCGCCTCCGCCGCCACCGCCGTCTGGATCGCCTCGATCCGGGGGGTGTTCCAGACGCTCGGCCGGCTCGCCGAAATGATCTTCGGGCAGAATCTAAATCCGTTCGCCTTCGCCATGCTGTCGACCGGCATCCTGGTGCTGGCCTTTGCGCCGCTGGCCGGCGGCGGCGCCTCGACGCCGGCGCTGCTCGCCTTCTCGATCCTGTTCGGCATTTCCATTGGCCTGGTCACCATCGTGCGCGGCGCCGTGCCGCTGGTGCTGTTCGGCAAGCACGGTTATGCCAGCGTGCTCGCGACCATCGCGACGCCCGGCCTGGTGGTCACCGCGGTGGCGCCGACGGCCTATGCCTTCGTTCTCGATACGATTGGCCCCGGCTGGGGTTTCGTCATTCTGTTCGTCATCGCGCTCGCATCATTTGCCGCGACATCAGCGCTTGCGTGGCGGTTCCGCGCGCGTCCAAATCTCCCATAGCCGGCGATGACCGTAGCCCGAGCGGCAAATTCGGGCTAGCTGAACCGTCAGGCGGACGGCAAGGCGGATTCGCGGAGAGGCCGGCATGATCCTGGAGTTCTGGCAAGGCTCGGGCGACCTTTGGAACGCGCTTACCGTGCTTCTGCGCGCCGCCGGTTATGCCGGCACGCTGGGGGCTGCCGGCGTTGCCCTGTTTCTGCTGTTCATGAGCGGCGAGCTCACCGCCGACGAAGCGACCGCGGCACGCCGCTGGCTTGCCGTGCTGGTGCTGGCCGGCCTCCTCGCCAGCCTCGCCGCCTGGCCGATGCGCGCCTTGAGCCTGTCCCGCATGCCCGAGGCGGCGTTCCGCTTCGAGATCTATTCCGGCATTGCCCGCTCGCGTTTCGGCGACGCTGGCCTGCTGCGGCTCGTCGGCCTGGTCCTGGTTCTTTTCGCCCTGGTGCGCCGCACCTGGGGCGCCGGCATCGGCGCCATCGGGGCCGTGGTGATCGCCGCGAGCTATGTCGCCATCGGCCATACCACCCAATATCGTCCGCGCCAGGAGCTGGCCGCGCTGACCGTCCTGCATCTGACCGCCGTCGCCTTCTGGTTCGGCAGCCTGTTCCCCTTGCGCAACATCACGCTGCGCCGGGATCCGCGCTCGGCGGCCGAGACCCTGGCGGTCTGGTCGCGGTATGCGACAGTCTTCGTCATCCTGGTTGCCGCCACCGGTCTGGTCGTCGCCTGGTATCTTGTTGGCGCGGCCCGCAACCTGACCGGCTCCTGGTTCGGCTGGGCGCTGATCGCCAAGCTCGCCCTGGTGGCGTTGATCCTGCTTTCGGCCTTCGGCGCGCGCTTCCGCCATGCCAGGCTGATGCTGCGCGGCGACGTCCTGGCGGCCTCCGCCATGCGCCGCTCGCTCGGCCGGCAGATCGTCATTGCCGTGCTGGTCTTTTATGCAACCGCCGAACTCGTCTCGGTCAACCCGATCGATTACGGCCATCGCCTGCCCGGCTGACCGCCGCCCGTCTCAGGCGACCAGCATGTCGAAGCCGCGGTCCGAAACCGCCTGGCTCAACTGCCGGCTCGGCGCGATGTCGACGATGATGCCGGTCGCATTGTCGACACCGGTGATGCGCACTGGCGTCTGGCGCTCGAATTTCGATGAATCGACCATGAAATAGGCCCGTTTCGCCACGGCGATCATGCGCTGGCGCTGCTCCGCCCAGAGCCTGGAGAAATCGGTCGGCTGGCCGTCGGCAGCGAGGCCTCCCGCGGCGACGAAGGCGATGTCGACGCGATAGTTCCTGAGCATGTCCATGGTGTCGATGCCGACGGAACCTTCGTCGGCGGCATCGATCTCGCCGCCCAGCACGATCACCCGAAAGCTTGGCACCCGGGCCAAGAGCAGCGCATTGGCCAACCCATTGGTGATGACGGTCAGCCGGCTCTTCGATGTCAGCGCCTCGGCGACCAGCAGCGCGGTGGTCCCGGAATCGAGCAGCACCACCATGTCGTCTTCGACCAGTGCCGCCGCGGCCCTGGCGATCGCGGCCTTGCCGGCCGTATTGTCGGCCTGGCGCTGGGCCAGGCTCGGCTCGACGCCGAGCCTGCGGGTGGCGCCGCCGTGAACCACGTCGAGCTCGCGGCGATCGGCCAAGAGCTTCAGGTCGCGCCGGATCGTTTCACGCGACACGCCGAGTTCGCTGGCGAGTTCTCCGACGGTGGCAGAGCCGGTGATTTCGATCCGTTCGCGGATGCGGTCGTGGCGGTTCACGGCGAGCGGTCTGGCCATATGCAATGCGTTCCGGGTATGCGATGCGAATGAGGAGATAGTTGGTCGCGGCCGTGTGATGGGGTCCTTCGGGAGTGTACGGATGTGCGGTGGTGACGCAACCTACCGGCCGAATGTCGGCATTGCGTTATTCGATGTTCGCGGCCGGGTCTTGATCGCCCGGCGCACCAGCGATGACGGGCCGGAAGTGATCGCCGCCGGCTTCGAATGGCAGATGCCGCAAGGCGGCGTCGAGCCCGGCGAGGACATCGAGGCGGCGGCGCGCCGGGAGCTTGCCGAGGAGACCGGCGTCACCAGCACGGTGCTCATCGGCATGCTCCCGGAACAGCTCAGCTATGATTGGCCACCCTATCACGGTCCGCCGCATCGGCTCGACCGCTGGCGCGGCCAGCGGCAGAGCTGGCTCGCTTTTCGCTTCACCGGAACCGACCAGGACATCGACCTGTCGCATGCCGCGCCTGGCGAGCCGCCGGAATTCGATTTGTGGCGTTGGGAGAGGCTCGAGCGTCTGCCAGACCTGGTCGTGCCCTACAAGCGCGCCATCTATGCGCGGCTGGCAGCCGAATTCGCCGTCTTTGCCGCGCGGCGCGCGTGACGCCGCGGCGCCATTGCCGGCCGGCGGGGCTCGCCGGCGGGATCCGGTGACGGTCATGGCATCATGCTGCAATTCATCATCTTAAGGTCATGATGCGCCACGATGGTCCCCGCCAAGAATCGCCATCCAGACCGGAAACCCGCTGCCATGACCGATGCCGTCGCCGCCGCCTTCGCCGCTCTCGAGAGCCATAAGCGCTCGATCGAAGCGACATCGCTTCAGGCTCTGTTCAACGCCGAGCCGAAGCGCTTCGAGCGCCTGTCGATGAAGCTTGGCCCGATCCTGATGGACTATTCCAAGACCCGGGTGACGGCCAAGACCATACGGCTTCTGACCGACCTGGCCCGCGCCGGCGACCTCGAGGCCAAGCGCGATGCGATGTTCGCCGGCGAACGGATCAACCGGAGCGAGAACCGCGCGGTGCTGCATGTCGCGCTGCGCAATCTCTCCGGCACGCCCATGCTGGTCGACGGCCGCGACGTCATGCCGGCGGTCGCCGCCGAGCGCGAGCGGTGCGCCGCCTTTGCCGATGCCCTGCGCTCGGGCGCCTTGCGCGGTGCCACCGGCAAGCGGTTTTCGACCATCGTCAATATCGGTATTGGCGGCTCCGATCTCGGGCCCGCCATGGCGGCGCTGGCCTTGACGCCTTATGCCAAGCGTGGCCTCGGCGTGCGCTTCGTGTCCAATGTCGACGGCGCCCATATGGCCGATACGCTCAAGGGCCTCGACCCCGCCCGCACGCTGTTCATCATTTCGTCCAAGACCTTCACGACGGTCGAGACCATGACCAATGCCACCACGGCACGCGCCTGGGTGGCCCAGGCGCTCGGCGAGCCGGCGGTCGGCCATCATTTTGCGGCGGTCTCGACCAATCTGGCCGCCGTCACCGCCTTTGGCATTCCCGAACAGAGCATGTTCCGCTTCTGGGACTGGGTCGGCGGCCGCTATTCGGTCTGGTCGGCGATCGGTCTTGCGCTGATGATCGCCATCGGCCCACGTAACTTCCAGGCCTTCCTGGCCGGCGCCGAGCGGGTCGATCAGCATTTCCGCACCGCGCCCTTGACCCGCAATATGCCGGTCATCATGGGGCTGATCGGGCTTTGGCATCGCAATGTCTGGGGTCATGCCAGCCACGCGGTGCTGCCCTATGACCAGCGCCTGGCGCGCTTTCCGGCGCACCTGCAGCAGCTCGACATGGAGAGCCTGGGCAAATCCGTCACGCTTGCCGGCGATCCGGTGCCGCGCGCCACCGGCCCGGTCATCTGGGGCGAGCCGGGCACCAACGGCCAGCACGCCTTCTTCCAGCTGCTGCACCAGGGCACGGATGTCGTGCCTTGCGACTTCCTGATCGCCGCGAGCCCGCACGAGCGTGGCCGCAAGCACCACGACCTGTTGATCGCCAATTGCCTGGCCCAGAGCCAGGCGCTGATGCGCGGCCGCACGCTGGAGGAGGCGACCGCCCTGGCGCGCGACAAAGGCATGAGCGCCAAGGAAGCCGCGGCGCTCGCACCGCATCGTGTGTTCGCCGGCAACCGGCCCTCCACCACCTTCCTCTATCGCAAGCTCGACCCGGCGACGCTCGGCATGCTGGTCGCGCTTTACGAGCACAAGGTCTTCGTCATGGCGGCGGTCCTCGGCATCAACGCCTTCGATCAATGGGGGGTCGAACTCGGCAAGGAACTGGCGACCGAACTGGAGCCGGTGGTGGCGGGCCGCGTCCACGCGATCGACGGGCTCGACGGCTCGACCGCCGGGCTGGTCGCGGCATTGCGGAAACTCAGGCTCTAGATGTTCAGTCCTGGCATGTGACGGTGCACCCCTGTCGCGAGCATCAAGGGATGCGCTATGGGCCAGGTTCTAAGCCGCCGGTCCGACGACGACCGGCGTATAGTCCTGGAACCAGTTGCGCGCCTGCACGAAGCCCTTGACCCGCGGGCTCAGGCCGCGTGGGTTCAGGTCGTGGACGACGAACAGCGCGGCCGCATCGTCGACCAGCAATTCATGCAGCCGGGCCATGGCCGCGTCCTGCGCCGGCTGGTCGACCGCCTCGCGCATGACCTTGATCTGCTGATCCACCGCCGGATTGTTGTACCAGCCCCAGTTGTTGCCGCGCGGCGCGGTCAGGCCACTGTCATAGATCGTCCAGCCGGCGGTCGGCTCGATCGACGGAATGGCGATATTGATGGCATGCACCCCGCGTTGCTGGTCGCTCCGTGTGCCGCCGCGCAGCATGTTGATGATGGTGGTGAAATCGACCACCTCGAAGGTGACGTCGATGAACACGTCCTTGAGGTTCTCCTGCATCATCTCGTTCATCGGCATGGGCACCATCTGGCCACCGCCGCCGGACGCGATGACGACCTTCACGGCCAGCCGCCTGGCCGGTCCATAGCCGGCTTCGCCCATCAGCTTCCGGGCCGCGTCGACGTCGTAGCGGATGTCGAAACCAGGCTTGCCGAACCACGGTTCGCCGGCCAGCACATTGCCTTTGGCGGCCTGAGCCGTGCCGGAGAGAAGCTGCACCATGCCCTCCCGGTCGATCGCCAGATTGGCCGCCTTGCGCACGCGGACATCGGCAAAGGGCGTGCCCGGATTGACGTTGAGCCGCCAGGCCCAGATATGCGGATAGGAGTTCTGGACGACCGCCATGCCGGCGGCCTTGAGCGAGGGGATCGCGTCGGGTGGCAACGTCTCGGCAATGTCGATCGTGCCGGCGCGGAGTGCCGCGATCCGGGCATTGCCGTCCGGAATCGGGATCAGCACGGTGCGTGGGGTCTTGGGCACGCGCTTGCTGTCCCAATAGGCGCCGTTGGCTTCCAGTTCGGTGCGCTCGCGCGGTGTCACCGAGACCACCTTGTAAGGCCCGGTGCCGGCCGGGTTCACAGCGAATTTCTGCCAGTCGCCGCCGAGCTCCGTGAGCCGCGCCGGGCTGACGAACCAGAGATAGGCGAGCTGGAACGGGAAGGCACCATCGACGAACTGGGTTGATATGGCGATGCTGCTGTCGTCGATCTTCTCGTAGCTTGCCAGCGACGACAGGCGGGACCGGATCAGGCCGGAGCGCGGCGCGTGATATTGCGGCGCGTCCTGCTTGAACACCGAATCCAGATTCCAGATCGCCGCCTCGACATCGAACGGCGTGCCGTCATGGAATTTGACGCCCTGGCGCAGGGTCAGGATCCAGCGCTTCTTGTCGGTCGGATCGACGCGCCAGCTCTCGGCGAGACCCGGCGTCAGCCGCGACAGTTCGTCGGCCTTCGTCATGTCCCAGTTGATCAGCGCATCGAACACCATGTAGCCGCCGAAGCGGACACCCTCGAAGCCGCCCTCCGGCCCACCCCACATGCGCGGGACGTCGGACAGCGAAATGCCGATGCGCAGTGGCTGCCCGCCGGTCTGGCTCGCCGCCGGACCGGTCATGGCAGCGCCGCCGGCAAGAGCCGCCGCGCCCTGCAGGACGACGCGGCGGGTGAAGGTGAGGTGGCTGGGAGTGAGGCGGGACACGGCAAACCTCCGGAGTGGGCCTGCCGGAAAGGTTCCAAGTTCCGTGCCAGATCGTCGGCGAGAGCTAACGTCATGAAATAAGGCGAATAACCGCACTGGATCCAGGTGCTCGGTCTGTATGCAATCGGGCGATCCTGCCTGAAGCCAAGGCAGAGCCGCACGTTCGGCGGGCAGATTCGGCCGGCACGGCAGCGCCGCCTTGGCTCAGTCGACCTTGAAATTGGTCGGCCGCAGCGCCGGCGGCGCCGGCGGCGAGACATGGTTGCGTGCCCAGAAGCTGTTGAAGAAGGGCAGCTTGGCCGTGACCTCGCCGCGGGTCACCGGCCTCAGCCGCGAGACCGTCTCGACCCACAGCACGACGGTCGCGCCTGATGTCCCCAGCACGGCGTCGGGATGGTGGATCGGCACCTCCGCCCAGGCGCCCGGGCCGTCGCGGTCCGGCTGGAAGTTGCGCCGGTCGGCGAGGAAGATCACATCCGGCTGAAGCGGGTGCTCTTCCCGCCCGTCGACCTCGGTCACCGCGGAGCTGAACTCATGGCGCCGCGACTGGGCCGCGACGTGGATCAGGCCGGTCTCGATCGGCTCGCGCAGGTCGCCGCCCATCGCGGCGATGACCTGCCGGATGAGCCAGTCCGGCGACGGGTTTCGAAGGGGGGTGATGAGCATGGCCACCGCCGCCCGCGCGCCGAGCGTCAGGACGACCGCTTCTCCGCGCAGCGAGGCATGGTTGGCATTGAGAATAGCGAGGCCATTGCGCGATTTGAGCTCGACCACATTCGATGCCGAACGGGTGACGCCGTTGATAGTGACGTCCATGCCGATGCGCACGCGTGCCGTTTGGGTCGGGAACAGGACCCAGGCATAAAGGGCATAACCGATCAGGCCGAGCACCGTCGCGGCCCGCACCCAAGGCATCCGCCAGGCGAGGCGCAGGTTTTCGATCGACGTGTTCAAGTCCCTGATGATCGGCTTGAGCACCATGCCGTGTCCTGATCGGTAAGCCTCCTGTGCTCTAGTCTACATGACGCCGGCCGGGCCAGCGAACAGGCCGCGAGACCGAATGCCGCAGGACGCCGCGTCGTTGCTGGCGGCGGCCCTGGTTCATTCGCCCAGCGGCGCGCCGACACCGGTACGTTCGATGATCAGGCCGTAATGTTCGACCCGGCGGTGGCGCGCGAAGTCGAAGATCGTCTCCTTGCCGAACCGGGTGTCGTCGAGGTCGCAGGCCACTACCAGCACGCCGTCGTGTTCGTGGTCGAGCTCGCCGAGGATCTTGCCGTTGGGATCGACCACCAGCGTGCCGCCGGTCAGGTGATGGCCGTCCTCGGTGCCGGCCTTGGCCACCGCGACCACGAAGGTCGAGTTCTGATAGGCGCCAGCCTGGACCGACAGGCGGTGGTGGAACAGCCGGTCGGCGAGGCCTTCGTCGCTGCGCTGTGAATTGACCGAGGGCGTATTGAAGCCGAGCACCACCATCTCGACGCCCTGCAGGCCCATGACGCGGTAGGTCTCCGGCCAGCGGCGGTCGTTGCAGATCGCCATGCCGACCAGGCCGCCCGCGAAATTCCACACCGGCCAGCCGAGATCGCCCGGCTCGAAATAACGCTTCTCGAGATGCTGGTGCGAGCGGGTGTCGTCATAGTCGACATGTCCAGGCAAATGGACCTTGCGGTATTTGCCGGCGATCTTGCCGGCATGGTCGACCAGGATCGAGGTGTTGAAGTGCCGGCCCTCCGGCGTCAGCTCGGCATAACCGAAGCTCATTGCCATGCCGAGCGCCCTGGCCTTGTCGAACAGCGGCGCGGTCGCCGCATTCGGCATGGAGGCCTCAAACCAGCTGTCGGCCTCGGCGCGGTCCTCATGGTACCAGCGCGGGAAGAAGGTGGTCAGCGCCAGTTCCGGGTAGACGATGAAATTCCCGCCCCTGGCATGCGCCTCGTCCATCAGCGCGATCATCCGGGTCACCACGCTCTGCCGGTCCTCGGCCTTCTGGATGGGGCCGAGCTGGGCGGCAGCGACGGTGAGAACGCGGGACATGGCGGCTCCTGGCTGGTGCGCGGCGCTGCGCTTCGGCGGCCGCTTTCGATCGGGCCAAATCCTAGGGTGCGGGGGGAAGCCGGCACAAGACCGCAACGCGGGGCGTCGGGCCCGAGGGGCTGACCTGCCGAGTGGGGGGGCGTGAGCCGATCGACATCACCGCGTGGCGCGCAGCATGGCGCTTCGCGGCCAACCAGGCGCGGTCGCGGCATTGATCCTGCCGCTTTGGCCCATGCATGGCATGGCCGATTGCGATTTTCGTTTTGAGGTTGCGCCCGCGTCGACGGTCAGGGCGAGGCAAAGGAGGAGCCCCCCGGGGCGTAGGCCAGGTCCGGCCCGATCGTTTTCGACTTGACGATATTTATTAGATCGACTAGTCAGTCTAATAAATATCACCGTCCGTTGGCTGGCAGGAGCATGGGATGCGCAAGGTCGATCCCGATAAATACGAGGCCAAGCGCCAGCAGATCCTCAAGGCCGCGATTGCCTGTTTTTCGGCCAAGGGGTTTCACCGCACCAGCACCGCCGAGATCTGCGCCGAGGCCGGCATGAGCCCGGGCAACCTGTTTCACTATTTTCCGAACAAGCAGGCGATCATTGCAGGCATCGTCGATGCCGAGCGGCGCGATACGGCGGCCTATTTCGCGGACGCGATCAAGGCCGACGACCTGTTCGCCGAACTGCTCGGTTTCATGGATATCGTCCTGGCCCTGGCGGCCGACCCGGCCTATGCGCGCCTTGCGCTCGATATTTCCGTCGAGGCCATGCGTGATGCCGATATCGGCCAGCGGGTGGCGCGCAATGACGCGGAGATCCAGGCGGCGCTGGCCGCACTGATCGCGGAAGCAGCGTCGCGCGGACAGGCTGACCCGGGCCTCGAGCCGGCCGCCGCCGCGACCTGGATCGGCGCGCTGATCGACGGGATCTTCGGACGGGTGGCGGTCGACCCGACCTTC
This portion of the Phreatobacter stygius genome encodes:
- a CDS encoding RNA pyrophosphohydrolase; protein product: MCGGDATYRPNVGIALFDVRGRVLIARRTSDDGPEVIAAGFEWQMPQGGVEPGEDIEAAARRELAEETGVTSTVLIGMLPEQLSYDWPPYHGPPHRLDRWRGQRQSWLAFRFTGTDQDIDLSHAAPGEPPEFDLWRWERLERLPDLVVPYKRAIYARLAAEFAVFAARRA
- a CDS encoding N-carbamoyl-D-amino-acid hydrolase, translated to MSRVLTVAAAQLGPIQKAEDRQSVVTRMIALMDEAHARGGNFIVYPELALTTFFPRWYHEDRAEADSWFEASMPNAATAPLFDKARALGMAMSFGYAELTPEGRHFNTSILVDHAGKIAGKYRKVHLPGHVDYDDTRSHQHLEKRYFEPGDLGWPVWNFAGGLVGMAICNDRRWPETYRVMGLQGVEMVVLGFNTPSVNSQRSDEGLADRLFHHRLSVQAGAYQNSTFVVAVAKAGTEDGHHLTGGTLVVDPNGKILGELDHEHDGVLVVACDLDDTRFGKETIFDFARHRRVEHYGLIIERTGVGAPLGE
- the pgi gene encoding glucose-6-phosphate isomerase, yielding MTDAVAAAFAALESHKRSIEATSLQALFNAEPKRFERLSMKLGPILMDYSKTRVTAKTIRLLTDLARAGDLEAKRDAMFAGERINRSENRAVLHVALRNLSGTPMLVDGRDVMPAVAAERERCAAFADALRSGALRGATGKRFSTIVNIGIGGSDLGPAMAALALTPYAKRGLGVRFVSNVDGAHMADTLKGLDPARTLFIISSKTFTTVETMTNATTARAWVAQALGEPAVGHHFAAVSTNLAAVTAFGIPEQSMFRFWDWVGGRYSVWSAIGLALMIAIGPRNFQAFLAGAERVDQHFRTAPLTRNMPVIMGLIGLWHRNVWGHASHAVLPYDQRLARFPAHLQQLDMESLGKSVTLAGDPVPRATGPVIWGEPGTNGQHAFFQLLHQGTDVVPCDFLIAASPHERGRKHHDLLIANCLAQSQALMRGRTLEEATALARDKGMSAKEAAALAPHRVFAGNRPSTTFLYRKLDPATLGMLVALYEHKVFVMAAVLGINAFDQWGVELGKELATELEPVVAGRVHAIDGLDGSTAGLVAALRKLRL
- a CDS encoding TetR/AcrR family transcriptional regulator, which encodes MRKVDPDKYEAKRQQILKAAIACFSAKGFHRTSTAEICAEAGMSPGNLFHYFPNKQAIIAGIVDAERRDTAAYFADAIKADDLFAELLGFMDIVLALAADPAYARLALDISVEAMRDADIGQRVARNDAEIQAALAALIAEAASRGQADPGLEPAAAATWIGALIDGIFGRVAVDPTFRPKDQAATLRLLITRFLGPRGR
- a CDS encoding ABC transporter substrate-binding protein; translated protein: MSRLTPSHLTFTRRVVLQGAAALAGGAAMTGPAASQTGGQPLRIGISLSDVPRMWGGPEGGFEGVRFGGYMVFDALINWDMTKADELSRLTPGLAESWRVDPTDKKRWILTLRQGVKFHDGTPFDVEAAIWNLDSVFKQDAPQYHAPRSGLIRSRLSSLASYEKIDDSSIAISTQFVDGAFPFQLAYLWFVSPARLTELGGDWQKFAVNPAGTGPYKVVSVTPRERTELEANGAYWDSKRVPKTPRTVLIPIPDGNARIAALRAGTIDIAETLPPDAIPSLKAAGMAVVQNSYPHIWAWRLNVNPGTPFADVRVRKAANLAIDREGMVQLLSGTAQAAKGNVLAGEPWFGKPGFDIRYDVDAARKLMGEAGYGPARRLAVKVVIASGGGGQMVPMPMNEMMQENLKDVFIDVTFEVVDFTTIINMLRGGTRSDQQRGVHAINIAIPSIEPTAGWTIYDSGLTAPRGNNWGWYNNPAVDQQIKVMREAVDQPAQDAAMARLHELLVDDAAALFVVHDLNPRGLSPRVKGFVQARNWFQDYTPVVVGPAA